CAGACTTCATCGGACCCGAGGCCGTCGAGGAGATGGCGGGGAGGACGAATCGGGTGCTTGAGGTCATGCGTGCGAAGGCGCCGCCGCGGTTGCAGATCAGGCAGCGGGGAAATGGGAGCGGCATGAGCTTCTGTATCCAGTCGACCCGCCGAACCCCGTCGATTCAAGAGCTCAAGGACCTGGGACCCGGATGCCGCCCATCCATGTTGGTGATGGATGGTGTCGTGATCTACGCTCCCCCGAGCACCAGCGATTTCGTCGGTGATGTGTACTCTGGGCTCCCGTCGGACGTCGCCTCCATGCTCTTGAATCAGAACCCCGATGAACTCGAGAGCATCCGGGTTCTGACCCCGCGGGACGCCTTCTTTCGCTACGGCGATGCGGGCCGATTGGGCGCGGTGGAGATCGTCACGAAACGCCCCACCAAGGTCATTCGGCGCTAGGTCTTAACCCTGGGGCGGGAAGACGACTTCGAAGGGCGGAGGGCCGACATGGACGGATCCTCCTTGCCGGAGCGACTCGTCCGCGCTCCACACCAGGAAGTCGTAATCGCCCTCGTTCAGCTTCGTGAATGTGAAGGTGCCGTCACGGTCGGCGAATACCGAATGTGAGGCGTCTGTGATGTAGACGAAGGCTCTCATGCCCGGGTGAGCCGCGCACGCTACATCGACCCCTCCGGATACTTCGAAAACGACGTCTACGGATTCGTCCGGATCGGCATCCCGGTCGAAAAACGGAGCCGCCTCACCGACACGTGTCAGCCGTACATTGTGGGGCAGGCTCTCGCTGTTGGTAAACGTCACCGTCGAACCTGTGGGCACGATGAGTTGGGAGGGCGAGAACTGAAGGCCGATCTGGTCGACTGTGGCTGAGCCAGGCTGAATCGCATGGCCGCCGAGTGGTGTCAGTGAGACGATAGATGGGATCCCACCCACGGCCGGCGGAGCCTGACCATAGACGGTCTGAACGTCTATCTCCTCGGGTGAGTCCACCTCGCCAGGCGGAGCGGCGCACGCTAGAGCGTGCACCGCCACCGCGGCGAGAAGGATGTGGCGGAGCAACGGACTCGCCTTAGCGGTCCATTCCACCGCGAACTTCATCGAACAGCGACTTCGCCAGATGGAACTGCTGACGATGAGTGGTTGTTGGCGGGTACAGCGTGCCACCGCGTACCTGGCCGCCGTTTAGCGAGCTGTATGCCCCGCCAACTGCGCGCATCGCGGCGGTAAGCTTGCCCTGAGGGGTGTCGATTGG
This is a stretch of genomic DNA from Longimicrobiales bacterium. It encodes these proteins:
- a CDS encoding carboxypeptidase-like regulatory domain-containing protein, with translation MTLIRKATVGVLGAVLLAGLAAPTHAQVRVEGEVLDSENGLPVQGVIVQFPELGLAALTDSMGYFLFEAVPRGEQVISTYHFGYAKLEAQTPIVLGDVLALNLTPRPISLSGVAVDVRPTEEIEALTMGRGSDFIGPEAVEEMAGRTNRVLEVMRAKAPPRLQIRQRGNGSGMSFCIQSTRRTPSIQELKDLGPGCRPSMLVMDGVVIYAPPSTSDFVGDVYSGLPSDVASMLLNQNPDELESIRVLTPRDAFFRYGDAGRLGAVEIVTKRPTKVIRR
- a CDS encoding plastocyanin/azurin family copper-binding protein: MEWTAKASPLLRHILLAAVAVHALACAAPPGEVDSPEEIDVQTVYGQAPPAVGGIPSIVSLTPLGGHAIQPGSATVDQIGLQFSPSQLIVPTGSTVTFTNSESLPHNVRLTRVGEAAPFFDRDADPDESVDVVFEVSGGVDVACAAHPGMRAFVYITDASHSVFADRDGTFTFTKLNEGDYDFLVWSADESLRQGGSVHVGPPPFEVVFPPQG